The DNA sequence GCATCGTTATTACACCCAAAAGCCGCAAGCATCAATCCCATACAAAATAATTGTCTTTTCATTTGATGGCTGTTTACTCGATATAGAGGTTTCAAGCACTGCAAATGAAACACTCTTCTGATACAATCAGGAAATCCCTTCCTTCTTCGTGAATCTTCGCATGACCATCATGATCCCAGTCATCAAAACACCCGAGAACATTCCCGCGATCAGGCTGGAAAAAATAGGCATGACAGGTGCAGGAACAGGCATCGGCTCCGACATTTGTTCGGTAATAGCGGGGTTATTGGCGAGGTAGGTATCAAATAGGAAACTTTGAAGCAATCCATTGATCAAGCCCCACATAACCCCGAGCAGGAGGGCGTGAACTCTGCCTTTCTCCTCGGGCACTTCTTTGATGAGTACCCAGGCACCTAGCACGCAGACGACCAGCCAGAGCATCATTTCCACATTCCGAGTGGTGATCCCAAAGATCGCCAGTAGGGCCATGCCAACGGCTGCGAGTGATAGCAGGTTCAAGATCCGCCAATTCATAGAAGGAGTTGTTTGGTTGAATAGAAGCCCAATCTACGTATTTCCGTACTTTCCTCCCAATCGGTGATTCAAACGAAAATCCCCGTACGGCCGATGTTTTCTCCTCGTCATCAACCATACAGGGAAGTTCTCCAATGAAGAACTTCCCTGATATGATCATAGCTAACTACGTAAGGGCATCACGAATGCGAAGACTTTCTTTCCCCGTGCTCCTTGAGGTAGAAGGTGATGAGTAGGGAAATGGCACCCAGTACCATCACGAATTTCCAGAAGGTGGCAAACCCAAATTGTTCGGACAGATACAGGCCCAGACTAGCGCCAGACACCTGAACCAATGACCACGTCATCCAATAGTAGGACATGTATTCTCCCCGCAATTTGTCTGGTGCTACATGTACCGGGATGGCATTGTTGAATGGCAAAAAGAGGATTTCTCCGATGGTCAAAATGAGCATCGCCGTGAAATACCAAACGAGATTGCCGTCCATCAAAAATGGGAGGAATGAACAGGTCATGATCGTCAATCCTGCCAAAATTGCACGCCTGTTCATGCTTTTTTCTTCCAGATAGTGAACAATGGGCATTTCGAACATAACCATGATAAAGCTACTCAAGCCCATCACAATCCCGATATATGTTTCGTCGAATCCCCATTCGGTCTTGATGAAGACCGGAACCGTGTAAAACCATTGGACAAACCCAAATCCCAACAGCAGGGTCGACACCAAGAATAGCAGGTACTGAGGATTCTGAAAGGGCCGGACGAGTTTTTGTCCTTCCGATACTTCCTGTTTCACCTGTGTTTTTGGGGATTCTCCAGCTTGTTGCTGCAGCTTTTTCCAGTGTTGAGAGGCGATTCCGAAATAGGTGGCAGCTGCCATACAGGTAATTCCATCGATCCAGAAAAGGAATTTATACCCGAGGGAGACTGCTACAAACCCACCGATGGCAGGAGCTGCTGCCATGCCCAGATTGATGGCAAGTCGGATCATAGACATGGAACGACTCGTCTGGTGTTTGGGGACGTAATCCCCGACGGCGGTTGTCATGGCGGGCCGGTAGGCTTCACCAAACACAGAGGTTACAAAAATCAGGGTCAACAGGGCATTGAAGCTCGTCGCAAATTGAAGGCAGAACAGCAATATTCCACCCGTCAAAAGGCTCACGAACATCACCTTGTTGGGGCCATACGTGTCGGAGAGTTTGCCTCCCACATAGGCGCCCACAAATGCTCCTGCGCCAAAGGCGCCTGTCAAGATTCCCGCTTGCTGTAGTGAAAAATCCAACACCGTAGTGAGATACACCGACAGAAACGGAATGACCATCGTCCCGAGACGATTGATGAATGTAAGGATGGCCAGTGTCCAGATTTCCCGAGGGTGCCCGGAATAGGCATCCTTAAACAATTGCAAGGTTTTTTCCATGCGAAATTGGGTGGTTGGTGGTAAGGGCAAAAGTACGCAAACCACCTTCGGTAGTTGGAGAAAAGCCTGCTTATTTGACGGGTATTTTTGGGGAGAACCTCACCTCTCAGAAATGAATGTTTGACGGCCTTTAAGCATCTTGTTCCATCGGACGATTGGCGTGTACCAATATTTCGCCTAGCTGCTTGATAGAGCGGATATCCTCGATGACTTTTTCCACCTCCTCGATATTGGGGACGCCTTCCTTGAGATCGCATTCGAAGAGATCGTGGCCATAGTGAACGGCCATAAAAAGGTGGTGACGAAATCTGGAAATCACGAGTGGATAACCCGCTCGCAGGTAGAATGCCGTCAATCCCTCATAAAACGCCTCAGGAAGTCGAGGATCACCACTGGAAGTCATCTGGAAATGCGACCGGAATTCGGGCGTTCC is a window from the Pontibacter sp. G13 genome containing:
- a CDS encoding MFS transporter yields the protein MEKTLQLFKDAYSGHPREIWTLAILTFINRLGTMVIPFLSVYLTTVLDFSLQQAGILTGAFGAGAFVGAYVGGKLSDTYGPNKVMFVSLLTGGILLFCLQFATSFNALLTLIFVTSVFGEAYRPAMTTAVGDYVPKHQTSRSMSMIRLAINLGMAAAPAIGGFVAVSLGYKFLFWIDGITCMAAATYFGIASQHWKKLQQQAGESPKTQVKQEVSEGQKLVRPFQNPQYLLFLVSTLLLGFGFVQWFYTVPVFIKTEWGFDETYIGIVMGLSSFIMVMFEMPIVHYLEEKSMNRRAILAGLTIMTCSFLPFLMDGNLVWYFTAMLILTIGEILFLPFNNAIPVHVAPDKLRGEYMSYYWMTWSLVQVSGASLGLYLSEQFGFATFWKFVMVLGAISLLITFYLKEHGERKSSHS